The region TTACATACGTAAAACCCGGAGATCTTTTATTTTTTGCAACAGGAGGAGGAAGCAGGGTCTCACACGTGGGTATCGTTCATGATATCGGAAGTGATGGCGAAGTGAAATTCATTCACGCCTCCACATCAAAAGGAGTGATCATCTCTTCGCTCAACGAAAAATACTGGAATAAGGCTTATCTTCATGCTCAAAGAGTCTTATAAATAAAGATTTTATAAAATTGATTTTTCCAATCATCACGTTTTCTATAAAGGTCAAAAACTGACGCAATAATCAAATTTTTGTAGCTCTTATGGTTCAGAATAAGATGAACTTTTTTGTATATTTGGCAAAATAATTTTAAAGTAGAAACATGTCGTTACAACAAACAATTGAAAATATCTGGGACAACAGAGAATTATTGCAGAATGAAGATAGCCAAAAGGCAATTAGAGAGGTTATTTCTTTGGTTGATAAAGGAGAGCTTCGTACAGCTGAACCTACAGAAAACGGATGGCAGGTAAATGAATGGGTGAAAAAAGCTGTCGTAATGTATTTCCCGATCCAGAAAATGGAAACTATTGAAGTAGGTCCGTTTGAATTTCACGACAAAATGCCTTTGAAAAGAAACTATGCTGAAAAAGGAGTAAGAGTTGTACCTCATGCGATTGCAAGAGAGGGAGCTTATATTGCTCCGGGAGTCATTATGATGCCTTCTTATGTAAATATCGGAGCTTATGTAGATTCAGGAACAATGGTTGATACTTGGGCTACTGTGGGAAGCTGTGCACAGATCGGTAAAAACGTACACTTAAGTGGTGGTGTTGGTATCGGTGGTGTTTTAGAACCGCTTCAGGCTGCACCGGTAATCATTGAAGACGATTGTTTCATCGGATCAAGATGTATCGTTGTTGAAGGAGTTCACGTAGAAAAAGAAGCTGTTTTGGGAGCCAATGTTGTATTAACCGCTTCAACTAAAATTATCGACGTTACAGGTCCGGAACCTATTGAAATTAAAGGAAGAGTTCCTGCACGTTCAGTAGTAATTCCTGGAAGTTATACAAAACAATATCCTGCAGGAGAATATCAGGTTCCTTGTGCTTTGATCATCGGTCAGAGAAAAGAATCTACAGATAAAAAAACATCTCTTAATGATGCATTGAGAGAAAACAACGTAGCAGTTTAAATTCATATCAAAACTATGGCCATTCCTAAACAGATCTTTCAGACCTTTAAAACCGATAAGCTCCCGTGGCTTACGAGGTTTCATATAAAAAGAATGCTTAAGAAAAATCCTGAATATCAGTATCATTTCTATGATGACAAAAGGATTACCGAATTCTTTAAAGATGAGTTTCCGCCTGAATATCTGAAAGCCTACAACAGGTTAACTATAGGTGCGGCTAAAGCAGATTTTTTCAGATATGCCATCCTGTACAAAAAAGGAGGAGTATATCTGGATATCGACAGTGGAATTAATATTCCTTTGCGAAAGCTGATTCGCGAAGATGATACTGCGTTAGTAACGGATGAAGATCCACCAACATATTATGTACAATGGGGTCTGGTGTATGAAGCCGGACACCCATTTTTACAGAGAACATTAGAGAATATACTGGACAATATTAAAAACAACCCATATCCTCATAATGTTCATAAAACAACTGGACCAACAGTGTACACAGACTCAATTAAAGAATGTCTTAAAGAAAATCCAAATATTCCGCACCGGTTTTTGGGACCTCATTACGACAACAAAATGCAGTTCAAATACAAGCTTGGTAAATTCTTCCTTTATAAAGACAAATCCGAACACTGGAAAAAGAAACAACTGACTCAAAACATCATAAGACCTGAGAATGAAGATAGCTTATGATGCAAAACGTTTCTTCCATAACACATCAGGATTAGGAAACTATTCCCGGGATCTCATTCGTATTTTGTCAAAATATTTTCCAGAAAACGAATATATTTTGCTGCATAAAAATAAATCGGATAGAGGGAAAGAAATTTTAGAAAATCCAAATGTTCACTTTGTCGAAACCTCGAAAGGAAATATGTCCCGCCAGTTCAAAATGGGGAAGGATGCACAGAAACAAAATGCAGATATTTTCCATGGATTGTCCGGTGAATTACCT is a window of Candidatus Chryseobacterium colombiense DNA encoding:
- a CDS encoding 2,3,4,5-tetrahydropyridine-2,6-dicarboxylate N-succinyltransferase; translated protein: MSLQQTIENIWDNRELLQNEDSQKAIREVISLVDKGELRTAEPTENGWQVNEWVKKAVVMYFPIQKMETIEVGPFEFHDKMPLKRNYAEKGVRVVPHAIAREGAYIAPGVIMMPSYVNIGAYVDSGTMVDTWATVGSCAQIGKNVHLSGGVGIGGVLEPLQAAPVIIEDDCFIGSRCIVVEGVHVEKEAVLGANVVLTASTKIIDVTGPEPIEIKGRVPARSVVIPGSYTKQYPAGEYQVPCALIIGQRKESTDKKTSLNDALRENNVAV
- a CDS encoding glycosyltransferase → MAIPKQIFQTFKTDKLPWLTRFHIKRMLKKNPEYQYHFYDDKRITEFFKDEFPPEYLKAYNRLTIGAAKADFFRYAILYKKGGVYLDIDSGINIPLRKLIREDDTALVTDEDPPTYYVQWGLVYEAGHPFLQRTLENILDNIKNNPYPHNVHKTTGPTVYTDSIKECLKENPNIPHRFLGPHYDNKMQFKYKLGKFFLYKDKSEHWKKKQLTQNIIRPENEDSL